In Flavobacterium enshiense, the genomic stretch TTGTTTGTTTTCTTCGTCTTCTTTTTTAGCAGCGGGAGCCTGATCTTCTCCTTTGGATGCTTTTTTAAATTCGTTGATTCCGCTTCCTAAACCTTTCATCAATTCCGGAATTTTTTTACCTCCAAAAAGCAAAACAATCACTACAACGATTAAGATTATTTCGGTTGCTCCTAATTTTCCCATGACTTACTATTTTATTTTGAATATTTTAGTTACTTAATTTCGGACAAAGGTAGCCATAAAATCGATTTTGCAAACACTCAGCCCC encodes the following:
- the tatA gene encoding twin-arginine translocase TatA/TatE family subunit, whose protein sequence is MGKLGATEIILIVVVIVLLFGGKKIPELMKGLGSGINEFKKASKGEDQAPAAKKEDEENKQ